One Setaria viridis chromosome 7, Setaria_viridis_v4.0, whole genome shotgun sequence genomic region harbors:
- the LOC117864859 gene encoding ATP-dependent zinc metalloprotease FTSH 8, mitochondrial-like: protein MNTWGKELLADEVDSGDMYYVFLELLLCVIDSFVKQFHFTITIYVPLSVWIVHILYFNHIFCIKYLQISFQEFKNKLLEPSLVDRIVVSNKSVAKVYVWISPQPKSQGQNSDTHISTIDVPGKPAPSRCKYYFNIGSVDSFGEKLEEAQEAMGIDPHDFVPVTYVAEVSWFQEVMRFAPTAFLVGLIYLMGKRMQSGFNIGGGPGKGRGGIFNIGKATVTKMDKNSKNKCFLRM from the exons ATGAACACCTGGGGGAAAGAACTACTTGCTGATGAGGTTGATTCAGGGGACATGTACTATGTATTTCTGG AACTTTTATTATGTGTAATTGATAGTTTTGTTAAacaatttcatttcacgatAACCATATATGTTCCCTTAAGTGTATGGATCGTACACATACTATACTTTAACCATATCTTTTGTATCAAATATCTGCAGATAAGCTTCCAAGAGTTCAAGAACAAGTTACTAGAACCTAGTTTAGTTGATCGCATTGTCGTTTCAAATAAATCAGTGGCAAAGGTTTATGTCTGGATTTCACCACAGCCAAAGAGCCAAGGTCAAAATAGTGATACCCATATTTCTACCATTGATGTTCCAGGCAAGCCTGCTCCCAGTAGATGCAAGTATTACTTCAATATTGGTAGTGTTGATTCCTTTGGAGAGAAGTTAGAGGAAGCCCAGGAAGCGATGGGAATAGATCCACATGATTTTGTCCCAGTAACTTATGTTGCTGAAGTAAGTTGGTTCCAGGAAGTTATGAGGTTTGCCCCAACAGCGTTTCTTGTTGGACTGATATATTTGATGGGGAAAAGGATGCAGAGTGGTTTCAATATTGGAGGTGGTCCTGGGAAGGGAAGAGGTGGTATTTTCAACATTGGAAAAGCTACTGTGACAAAGATGGACAAAAATTCCAAAAATAAG TGTTTTTTAAGGATGTAG
- the LOC117864209 gene encoding uncharacterized protein: MLLVDRYVRLVDELEDVIQKTGSWQLDPLIEGVLADDFPECTSREEAEEKREAAIEALVMRYRAEVEIPALASLSKLKASRRSRPGALRREPVAFSGAEDPAYYSEVLDGIDLHLHRLADPPRITSLSLGISWPPDHHLRTRPPAAFIAGCDESILVLYVGTYRPCLPQPGFYLVYNSWADSVAIVPPLSCSRVNFWSHYNIGGGVAVLNFIPARCYVLAELLLRKDDPSRHATLFMWWSPGSGPLAGRWIQKEVALPLPLPADEDCSFLADMAFAAAGTSLCWVDLLTGILVCNLIDRLATNIKDARPVFHFIPLPPKYAVKLNGTLRGQPEEYRSMCPVNNGDTFKFVSMVGYREGSPMDKVVLTTWTLKNALSMENWEWEEDAASFCIRDLWDDPIYKDKLKLQPLTPSFPVLCTQHDGVMYLSVTDYEYKHGQEGLQLQATGFYELGLDMLTGTLFSAIKLPSDERGIVQRPWIFTSHFGNYLNMISD, encoded by the exons ATGCTGCTGGTCGACCGCTACGTGCGACTCGTCGATGAGCTAGAAGACGTCATCCAAAAAACAGGGTCTTGGCAACTCGATCCGCTCATCGAGGGCGTCCTCGCCGACGACTTCCCCGAGTGCACAAGCcgagaagaggcggaggaaaaGAGGGAGGCGGCCATCGAAGCATTGGTCATGCGGTACCGGGCGGAGGTCGAGATCCCGGCGTTAGCGTCCCTGAGCAAGCTCAAGGCATCCAGGCGTTCCCGCCCCGGCGCCCTGCGCAGGGAGCCGGTCGCCTTCAGTGGCGCCGAAGACCCTGCCTACTACAGTGAGGTGCTGGACGGCATCGACCTTCATCTTCATCGGCTAGCCGATCCCCCCCGCATCACTTCCTTGTCCCTTGGCATCTCCTGGCCACCCGACCATCACCTGCGgacccgaccccccgccgcattCATCGCCGGATGCGACGAATCCATCCTCGTTCTCTACGTCGGCACCTACCGTCCCTGCCTCCCTCAGCCAGGCTTCTACCTGGTTTACAACTCCTGGGCCGACTCGGTCGCCATCGTCCCGCCGCTGTCGTGCTCCCGCGTCAACTTCTGGTCCCACTACAACATTGGGGGTGGGGTCGCCGTCCTCAACTTCATACCCGCCAGGTGCTACGTCCtagctgagctcctgctgcGCAAGGACGACCCTTCACGCCACGCCACCCTGTTTATGTGGTGGTCGCCCGGCTCCGGTCCGCTCGCCGGCCGGTGGATCCAGAAGGAGGTAGCGCTCCCGCTCCCTCTCCCCGCCGATGAAGACTGCTCCTTCCTTGCGGACATGGCCTTCGCCGCTGCAGGAACCTCACTCTGCTGGGTTGATCTCCTCACTGGGATATTGGTCTGCAACCTCATCGACAGGCTCGCCACCAACATCAAAGATGCTCGTCCCGTCTTCCACTTCATCCCGTTGCCCCCAAAATATGCCGTGAAATTAAATGGCACGCTGCGGGGTCAGCCGGAGGAATACCGCTCCATGTGCCCCGTCAACAATGGAGACACCTTCAAGTTCGTCTCCATGGTTGGCTACAGAGAAGGCAGCCCTATGGACAAGGTGGTGCTCACAACATGGACTCTCAAGAACGCGCTCAGCATGGAGAATTgggagtgggaggaggacgCAGCATCCTTCTGCATCCGAGATCTCTGGGACGACCCAATCTACAAGGACAAGCTCAAGCTGCAGCCGCTAACGCCCAGTTTTCCTGTTCTGTGCACACAGCATGATGGTGTCATGTACCTCTCTGTTACCGACTACGAGTACAAGCATGGCCAGGAGgggctgcaactgcaagccaCAGGATTCTATGAGCTCGGCCTTGACATGCTTACCGGAACGCTTTTTTCTGCCATCAAATTGCCTTCTGATGAAAGGGGAATTGTTCAACGCCCGTGGATATTTACCTCTCACTTTGGCAATTACTTGAACATG ATCAGTGACTGA
- the LOC117865971 gene encoding uncharacterized protein isoform X1, which produces MALRNGGRGGWGAAASLAVVVAAVAAVLGAGAAVAAAAKFDDVVQPSWANDHMVYDGDLLKLRLDANSGGGFVSKNKFLYGKASADLKLVPGDSAGVVTAFYVIVFGRGQAQRVRLRIPGEHERRAVPGADEPVHRRRGQPRAAHRPVVRPHRRLPHLRRALEPQPGGVHGRRHPHPRLREHVLPPRPRPPPPRRQHQHHRLIAAAVPGAAADGGVQLDLERGRLGDAGRAREDGLVARAVRGHVPGGARGRLRVGGQRHRLGRRRGVPLHRVVVGQGGPVLVEGEGDVGAERAPEPPARVGARAPPRLRLLRRHRPLPRPATRVRRTLIGS; this is translated from the exons ATGGCTTTGCGGAACGGAGGTCGTGGAGGctggggcgcggcggcgtcgctggccgtggtggtggcggccgttgcGGCAGTGCTGGGCGCCGGGGCtgcggttgcggcggcggccaagttCGACGACGTGGTGCAGCCGAGCTGGGCGAACGACCACATGGTGTACGACGGGGACCTCCTCAAGCTCCGGCTCGACGCCAACTCCGGCGGCGGGTTCGTGTCGAAGAACAAGTTCCTCTACGGCAAGGCCAGCGCCGACCTCAAGCTGGTGCCGGGGGACTCCGCCGGCGTCGTCACCGCTTTCTATGTGA TTGTCTTCGGGCGGGGACAAGCACAACGAGTTCGACTTCGAATTCCTGGGGAACACGAGCGGCGAGCCGTACCTGGTGCAGACGAACCTGTACATCGACGGCGTGGGCAACCGCGAGCAGCGCATCGACCTGTGGTTCGACCCCACCGCCGACTTCCACACCTACGCCGTGCTCTGGAACCCCAGCCAGGTGGTGTTCATGGTCGACGACACCCCCATCCGCGTCTACGAGAACACGTCCTCCCGCCAcgtccacggccaccaccgccacgccgccaacaccagcaccaccgactcatcgccgccgccgttcccggGGCCGCAGCCGATGGCGGTGTACAGCTCGATCTGGAACGCGGACGACTGGGCGACGCAGGGCGGGCGCGTGAAGACGGACTGGTCGCACGCGCCGTTCGAGGCCACGTTCCGGGAGGTGCGCGTGGACGGCTGCGTGTGGGCGGCCAACGCCACCGACTGGGACGCCGGCGAGGTGTCCCGCTGCACCGGGTCGTCGTGGGGCAAGGAGGGCCGGTACtggtggaaggagaaggagatgtCGGAGCTGAGCGTGCACCAGAGCCACCAGCTCGTGTGGGCGCGCGCGCACCACCTCGTCTACGACTACTGCGTCGACACCGACCGCTTCCCCGTCCAGCCACCCGAGTGCGCCGGACGCTGATCGGAAGCTGA
- the LOC117863013 gene encoding protein argonaute MEL1 isoform X2: MSVAPTHIENTLRDVHWIATQVLGLQGKGNQLQLLIVILPEICGSYEKVKRVSETEIGVLSQCCLPKHAGRPSKQYLENVALELIFKFGGRKTVLQRALVRNGMFVSKDQTITSGADVAHPPPPEDTVSPIAHVKVCFCGHEIEMPVNPRKQTILEFVLLALMKSNIRARDFYLTLNGNMLDEGLMVNSVLALGRSSIHVVPRMRGGAYSSYLCSWYYPMN, encoded by the exons ATGTCAGTTGCTCCCACACATATCGAGAACACTTTAAGAGATGTACATTGGATAGCCACACAGGTGCTTGGACTGCAGGGAAAAGGAAATCAGCTACAACTTCTGATTGTAATTCTGCCTGAAATTTGTGGTTCATATG AGAAAGTTAAAAGAGTGTCTGAAACTGAGATTGGAGTTCTATCTCAATGCTGCTTGCCAAAGCATGCTGGCCGGCCGAGTAAGCAATATCTGGAGAATGTTGCTCTTGAACTGATCTTCAAG TTTGGAGGACGCAAGACAGTTCTTCAGAGAGCATTGGTACGCAATGGCATGTTTGTTTCAAAAGACCAAACAATCACCTCAGGTGCTGATGTAGCGCATCCCCCGCCACCAGAGGACACTGTATCTCCCATTGCTCAT GTAAAAGTTTGCTTCTGTGGGCATGAAATTGAAATGCCAGTTAACCCACGGAAACAAACAATACTAGAGTTTGTTCTGTTAGCCCTTATGAAATCAAATATAAGAGCCCGTGATTTTTATTTGACATTAAATGGAAATATGTTAGACGAAGGTTTGATGGTGAACTCTGTGCTGGCTCTGGGCCGCTCAAGTATTCATGTTGTTCCAAGGATGAGGGGAGGCGCATA CTCTAGCTACCTCTGCAGCTGGTATTATCCGATGAATTAG
- the LOC117863013 gene encoding uncharacterized protein isoform X1, translating into MKSKGSYEFAPVLSYFSQYLLHYLFVCVCREGHLRDISWNGAFSLSDILLYDGHMRISPDVPVHRYSPAGGAADYRRLYDIVLLFVDLDTGNYPVHVRYLLNTLLNADESVRLKPEFVTFLVNHPCLLTYAEKQMVYSLVDRLCSKLPEAVVNRLDQLVGVRGWVTVIQGADAFKETYTYVPPQKPSVQNPPVPGAAVQNPPVPGAAVQNPPVHGAAVQNTITATRMQGYGQGVTHCLHLGRNFLNHPPVEADLETAEVALSYLVEFVLPEVLEVLSKELTGNHARTFMEILSNPNADKSTVRVSLS; encoded by the exons ATGAAAAGTAAAGGAAGCTATGAGTTTGCACCTGTGTTATCCTATTTCTCCCAGTATCTGCTACattatttatttgtatgtgtgtGCCGGGAGGGTCATTTGCGTGATATTTCTTGGAATGGGGCCTTTAGCTTATCTGATATCCTACTGTACGATGGCCATATGAGGATAAGTCCTGATGTCCCAGTACACCGATATTCCCCAGCTGGAGGTGCAGCTGATTATCGTCGGTTGTACGATATTGTCCTATTGTTCGTTGATCTTGACACTGGAAATTATCCAGTGCATGTCAGGTATCTGCTCAACACATTGCTTAATGCTGATGAGAGTGTGAGGCTCAAGCCTGAGTTTGTCACCTTTTTAGTTAACCACCCGTGCCTGCTTACATATGCTGAGAAGCAAATGGTGTATAGTTTAGTGGATCGACTGTGTTCAAAGCTTCCTGAGGCTGTGGTTAATCGTCTGGATCAGCTGGTTGGAGTTCGTGGATGGGTAACCGTAATTCAAGGTGCTGACGCTTTTAAAGAAACCTACACATATGTGCCACCCCAGAAACCCTCTGTTCAGAATCCCCCAGTTCCTGGCGCAGCTGTTCAGAATCCCCCAGTTCCTGGCGCAGCTGTTCAGAATCCCCCAGTTCATGGTGCTGCCGTTCAGAACACAATCACTGCAACTAGAATGCAGGGCTATGGTCAAGGGGTTACTCACTGCCTTCACCTTGGTCGTAACTTTCTTAACCACCCTCCTGTTGAG GCAGATTTGGAGACTGCAGAGGTGGCTTTATCTTACTTGGTGGAGTTCGTCTTGCCAGAAGTTCTTGAAGTTCTTTCTAAAGAGTTGACGGGCAATCATGCTAGGACGTTTATGGAAAT ACTATCAAATCCTAATGCGGATAAAAGCACTGTAAGAGTATCTTTGAGCTGA
- the LOC117865971 gene encoding xyloglucan endotransglucosylase protein 6 isoform X2 → MALRNGGRGGWGAAASLAVVVAAVAAVLGAGAAVAAAAKFDDVVQPSWANDHMVYDGDLLKLRLDANSGGGFVSKNKFLYGKASADLKLVPGDSAGVVTAFYLSSGGDKHNEFDFEFLGNTSGEPYLVQTNLYIDGVGNREQRIDLWFDPTADFHTYAVLWNPSQVVFMVDDTPIRVYENTSSRHVHGHHRHAANTSTTDSSPPPFPGPQPMAVYSSIWNADDWATQGGRVKTDWSHAPFEATFREVRVDGCVWAANATDWDAGEVSRCTGSSWGKEGRYWWKEKEMSELSVHQSHQLVWARAHHLVYDYCVDTDRFPVQPPECAGR, encoded by the exons ATGGCTTTGCGGAACGGAGGTCGTGGAGGctggggcgcggcggcgtcgctggccgtggtggtggcggccgttgcGGCAGTGCTGGGCGCCGGGGCtgcggttgcggcggcggccaagttCGACGACGTGGTGCAGCCGAGCTGGGCGAACGACCACATGGTGTACGACGGGGACCTCCTCAAGCTCCGGCTCGACGCCAACTCCGGCGGCGGGTTCGTGTCGAAGAACAAGTTCCTCTACGGCAAGGCCAGCGCCGACCTCAAGCTGGTGCCGGGGGACTCCGCCGGCGTCGTCACCGCTTTCTAT TTGTCTTCGGGCGGGGACAAGCACAACGAGTTCGACTTCGAATTCCTGGGGAACACGAGCGGCGAGCCGTACCTGGTGCAGACGAACCTGTACATCGACGGCGTGGGCAACCGCGAGCAGCGCATCGACCTGTGGTTCGACCCCACCGCCGACTTCCACACCTACGCCGTGCTCTGGAACCCCAGCCAGGTGGTGTTCATGGTCGACGACACCCCCATCCGCGTCTACGAGAACACGTCCTCCCGCCAcgtccacggccaccaccgccacgccgccaacaccagcaccaccgactcatcgccgccgccgttcccggGGCCGCAGCCGATGGCGGTGTACAGCTCGATCTGGAACGCGGACGACTGGGCGACGCAGGGCGGGCGCGTGAAGACGGACTGGTCGCACGCGCCGTTCGAGGCCACGTTCCGGGAGGTGCGCGTGGACGGCTGCGTGTGGGCGGCCAACGCCACCGACTGGGACGCCGGCGAGGTGTCCCGCTGCACCGGGTCGTCGTGGGGCAAGGAGGGCCGGTACtggtggaaggagaaggagatgtCGGAGCTGAGCGTGCACCAGAGCCACCAGCTCGTGTGGGCGCGCGCGCACCACCTCGTCTACGACTACTGCGTCGACACCGACCGCTTCCCCGTCCAGCCACCCGAGTGCGCCGGACGCTGA